From one Mytilus edulis chromosome 1, xbMytEdul2.2, whole genome shotgun sequence genomic stretch:
- the LOC139488738 gene encoding uncharacterized protein isoform X2, with the protein MSPINTMFIFIIICFTMSAVSCSHELRDVCTVEGDTLHCRWTGAGLYNTRIRLDVKKVVFERFFVAGQLDLANNRDLHSIEIKQGNSKCSNVLAAPETITIVNGIHCDNGVIASTTTTAATRVTPGSTLSIGTTDKQLKSTPHAQEEDKGLDNIKIILIMIFEYILIAIYERLQEIINYFFPPRENNRRVAPAQQQPPRILRRSNRISIRPQRLTYD; encoded by the exons atgtcACCCATCAACACCATGTTTATATTCATCATCATTTGTTTCACAATGTCAGCTGTTTCATGCTCGCATGAATTGAGAGATGTATGCACAGTGGAGGGGGATACTCTCCATTGCAGATGGACTGGAGCAGGGCTCTACAACACCAGAATCCGACTAGATGTAAAGAAAGTCGTATTCGAAAGATTTTTTGTTGCCGGACAATTGGACCTTGCAAATAATAGAGACCTGCATTCAATTGAGATCAAACAAGGAAATTCTAAATGCAGCAATGTTTTAGCAGCACCAGAAACAATAACAATTGTTAATGGTATACATTGTGAT aatggaGTCATAGCTTCTACAACAACAACAGCAGCAACAAGAGTAACACCAGGATCCACATTGTCAATCGGCACCACTGATAAACAACTG aaGTCAACACCACATGCACAGGAGGAAGACAAGGGTCTAGATAATATTAAGATCATTCTTATAATGATTTTTG AATATATCCTCATCGCAATTTATGAAAGGCTTcaagaaattataaattatttttttccaccaCGTGAAAATAACAGACGAGTAGCCCCAGCACAACAACAACCACCAAGAATATTGAGAAGATCAAACAGGATATCTATTCGGCCACAGAGACTAACCTATGATTAA
- the LOC139482385 gene encoding uncharacterized protein, protein MENDDLDEKLRNVYYNTANGGAYLSAEKIYQTLKTSRDGNVPSVYKIRKWMEKIDDYNLQKPVKRRIKRVKIIVSEPYEQYDADLMDVSNIQKYNNKTRFLLVVIDIFTRFLWIYPLKNKFGKTVADAFEKIFKHGKIPLKVSTDAGTEFKNKDLKRVFKKYDIYHHVYLNSDSSKASIAERVNLTFRRMMFRYFTKHRTYSYLNVLQNLVASYNATPHRSLNNTAPKDVNEKNKYDLWAYMYIKTPPKEKRIREKKETLKVQRKRGKQFHFKINDMVRLSHLKKPFQRAYQQQWTSEIFKIYRRFLIHGKIFYKVQDFLDKEVVGNFNYTELQRVKKEADALWFVEKVLKWRRRNGQREGYVKFQDWDKRFCQWIPERDIVDF, encoded by the coding sequence ATGGAAAATGATGATTTAGATGAAAAACTTAGGAATGTATATTACAATACAGCAAATGGGGGAGCATACCTAAGTGCTGAAAAAATTTATCAAACGTTGAAGACATCAAGAGATGGAAATGTACCAAGCGTATACAAGATCAGGAAATGGATGGAAAAAATAGACGACTACAATTTACAAAAACCTGTAAAACGTAgaattaaaagagtgaaaataattgtatcgGAACCGTATGAGCAATACGATGCTGACCTTATGGATGTATCCAACATACAGAAATATAACAATAAGACACGTTTCCTGTTGGTTGTTATCGATATTTTCACACGGTTTTTATGGATTTATCCATTAAAAAACAAGTTTGGGAAGACAGTAGCTGATGCATTTGAAAAAATCTTCAAACATGGTAAAATCCCTTTGAAGGTTTCCACAGATGCGGGAACTGAATTCAAAAACAAAGATTTGAAACGtgtgtttaaaaaatatgacatttaCCATCATGTCTATTTAAATTCCGACAGTAGTAAAGCGTCAATAGCAGAGAGGGTCAATTTGACATTTCGGAGGATGATGTTCCGATATTTTACAAAGCATAGAACTTATAGCTATCTCAATGTTCTACAAAATTTGGTAGCAAGTTATAATGCAACGCCACATAGAAGTTTAAATAATACAGCTCCAAAAGATGtgaatgagaaaaacaaatatgatttgtgggcatatatgtatattaaaactCCACCCAAAGAAAAACGAATCAGAGAAAAGAAAGAAACATTAAAAGTACAACGTAAAAGAGGGAAacagtttcattttaaaatcaatgacATGGTAAGACTGAGCCATTTGAAGAAACCGTTTCAAAGAGCTTATCAGCAACAGTggacctccgaaatatttaaaatatatagacGATTTCTAATACATGGGAAAATCTTTTATAAAGTACAAGATTTTTTGGACAAGGAAGTTGTAGGCAATTTCAATTATACAGAGTTGCAGCGTGTGAAAAAGGAGGCTGACGCATTGTGGTTTGTTGAGAAAGTGCTTAAATGGCGAAGGCGGAATGGTCAACGTGAGGGTTATGTAAAATTCCAGGATTGGGATAAACGTTTTTGTCAGTGGATTCCTGAGAGAGATATTGTTGACTTTTAA
- the LOC139488752 gene encoding ABC transporter F family member 4-like → MMNQVEYMRGFGGEVERAELNFGRKKNIAVTPYKGYVYIHIGSLTSSRSITLGTDEFKELCNLKPVLLKAEAEIKKQLQKPSRKKKVIVVEEEEEEEEEEEEEEEEEEEVEEEEVKKVTLKRKRKVIAISDSDEEAGVSESDVRKVIVAAESGPFKGLKKKKKTAGAGFILSEAVEDGE, encoded by the exons ATGATGAACCAGGTTGAGTACATGAGGGGATTTGGTGGAGAAGTAGAGCGGGCTGAGTTGAATTTTGGAAGAAAGAAGAACATTGCGGTTACACCGTACAAGGGATATGTTTATATCCACATAGGCAGTTTAACAAGTAGCAGAAGCATAACTCTTGGGACTGATGAGTTTAAAGAGCTATGCAATCTGAAGCCAGTTCTTTTAAAAGCTGaggcagaaataaaaaaacag ctGCAAAAACCTAGCAGGAAAAAGAAGGTTATAGTTgttgaagaggaagaagaagaagaagaagaagaagaagaagaagaagaagaagaagaagaagtagaagaagaagaagtaaaaaaagttactttgaaaagaaag AGAAAGGTGATTGCTATCAGCGATAGCGATGAGGAGGCGGGAGTGTCAGAGTCGGACGTCAGAAAGGTGATTGTTGCAGCAGAATCTGGCCCGTTCAAGGGgctaaagaagaaaaagaaaacagctgGAGCTGGATTCATACTTTCTGAAGCAGTTGAAGATGGCGAGTGA
- the LOC139482553 gene encoding uncharacterized protein encodes MADDHFCEDLLRLYPDSNPQYQQQLRELNDRLSVDNDNRSNLTVKVYSCYYCKLLFDHPSKLKRHQRNSCTFPCRQCDRHFDSAENLFKHSNIDHTTYQTGSGNTDSNSHTTIKHKSVDKSALLGIARARFIYPNEDNGEKYDLLAFLSGIKHEVKTHLQEMCDELGHIKWYMNCLVQMIKPNGGEGGNDLKNNAHFISKTSNLVDRANIDDEHDINVTYQKIFKSFDEYIRNGSGWSLDHIKHIEINTAKYKPLGGGSYIPLPRTLAATRALLNIRNLDEKCFVYAIIASIHPTCSGDPSKVHHYIPYEHELNMEGIQLPVAPSFVSKFERQNNISVMVLGFEEGEFFPLHVTGLREAHHEVDLLYLKSGNKSHWCLITDLNRLLYRTKCLGRSHKYCRFCLSGFTSEHTLEKHIKYCSKFEAQHVTYPTKGVDDILTFQDHAKQLQTSFVIYADMETFCEPMVTEEPEDNRTSTTKLTKLIPCGYGYQVVCIDDRYTQPPKIYRGENVSEHFLHSLLDENKRIKAILNNPEPLCMTVEDEEDFQSSTHCHICMEEFTDSTIRVRDHAHVSGKFRGASCRDCNLNFKEHTFVPVIFHNLKQFDAHLICSSIGIFKSEEIGCIATNAEKYISFNLSNLRFIDSYQFLNCSLEELVSSMSKENPKETFKHFTKEFDDDKRIALLLKKGTYPYEYIDNAARFNETELPSIDKFYSNLSEKTISQTEYEHAQRVWNQMNIKNIGEYHDLYLKTDVLLLADVFETFRKKWITNYSLDPANYYTLPGLSWQSALKMTGVRLELLTDPTMWLFFEQSIRGGLTMVSCRHAKANNPYLSNYDPALPTSYLMYVDANNLYGLSMSMPLAVGKFQWLSEEEINDFNVLNVSNNADIGYVIECDLDYPDNLHDLHNDFPLAVEKGVITNEMLSPHSRHLYEQANDDGKEYQPSTKLLATLKDKKHYILHYVNLKLYLKLGLVLKKIHNIVSFEQRPWLKQYIDFNTEMRKKATSNFEQKLFKNGNNAIFGKSMESLRKHINFSLCHRWDKFQKLTAKSSFKSFKIFNDHLCGVLQTKTKIFFNKPIYLGQMILDLSKAHMVDYYYNHMKKLYKENVTLCYTDTDSFIMHVRTDDIYRDMSLNSELYDFSNYPADHPLYTKDRKSIIGLFKDECKSIQMVEYIGLRAKMYSFITADDKETVVAKGIKTRNVRFEQYKNTLFNCSPLLSHMYTLRSFNHQIHMVKVVKSGLSPYDDKRHLLDDNVHSLAYFHRKLKEKH; translated from the coding sequence ATGGCTGATGATCATTTCTGCGAGGATTTATTGCGTCTTTATCCTGACAGTAACCCTCAATATCAACAGCAGTTGCGAGAGTTAAATGATCGATTGAGTGTTGATAATGACAACAGATCAAATCTTACGGTTAAGgtctattcatgttattattgtaAACTTCTGTTTGATCACCCTTCCAAACTGAAGAGACACCAGAGAAACAGTTGTACATTTCCATGTCGACAAtgtgatagacattttgattcagcggaaaatttgtttaaacataGCAACATCGATCATACAACTTATCAGACTGGTTCAGGAAACACTGATTCAAATTCACATACTACAATCAAACATAAAAGTGTGGATAAGTCTGCTCTCTTGGGAATAGCACGAGCTCGTTTCATTTATCCGAATGAGGATAATGGGGAAAAGTATGATCTTCTAGCATTTTTATCTGGAATTAAGCATGAGGTAAAAACTCATTTACAAGAGATGTGTGATGAACTCGGTCATATTAAGTGGTATATGAATTGTCTTGTGCAAATGATCAAGCCGAATGGAGGTGAAGGTGGTAATGATTTAAAGAATAATGCACATTTTATCTCGAAGACATCGAATCTAGTTGATAGAGCAAATATAGATGATGAACATGATATTAATGTGacatatcaaaaaatattcaaaagttttgatgAGTATATACGAAATGGGAGCGGTTGGTCATTAGATCATATTAAACACATTGAGATTAATACAGCTAAATATAAACCTTTAGGCGGTGGATCGTATATACCCCTACCAAGAACTCTTGCTGCAACCAGAGCGTTACTCAACATAAGAAACTTAgatgaaaaatgttttgtatatgcTATTATAGCATCCATACATCCTACGTGTTCAGGTGACCCTTCTAAAGTGCATCACTACATCCCATATGAACATGAATTGAACATGGAAGGTATACAATTGCCCGTTGCACCATCATTTGTGAGTAAATTTGAAAGGCAGAATAACATTTCAGTAATGGTGTTAGGATTTGAAGAGGGTGAATTTTTCCCCCTCCATGTAACAGGTCTAAGAGAAGCTCATCATGAAGTTGACTTATTGTATTTGAAAAGTGGGAATAAAAGTCACTGGTGTTTGATTACAGATCTCAATAGACTTTTATATCGAACAAAATGCTTGGGACGCAGTCATAAGTATTGCAGATTCTGTTTATCAGGTTTCACCAGTGAACATACTTTAGAGAAACATATAAAATACTGCTCAAAATTTGAAgctcaacatgtgacatatcccACCAAGGGGGTAGACGATATACTAACATTTCAAGATCACGCCAAACAGTTACAAACATCATTTGTTATTTATGCTGACATGGAAACATTTTGCGAACCTATGGTTACTGAAGAGCCAGAAGATAATCGAACCAGCACAACGAAATTAACAAAGTTGATACCATGCGGGTACGGTTATCAAGTTGTTTGCATCGATGACAGATACACTCAACCACCTAAAATATATAGAGGTGAAAATGTTAGTGAACACTTCCTTCATAGTCTTCTTGACGAAAATAAACGTATAAAGGCTATTTTGAACAATCCTGAACCCTTGTGCATGACTGTTGAAGATGAGGAAGATTTTCAATCAAGTACACATTGCCACATTTGCATGGAAGAATTTACAGATTCCACTATCCGCGTTCGAGACCATGCACATGTTTCAGGTAAATTTCGTGGCGCTTCATGCAGAGATTGCAATCTTAATTTTAAAGAACACACATTCGTGCCAGTTATATTTCATAACCTGAAACAGTTTGATGCACATTTAATCTGTTCCTCGATAGGTATTTTCAAGAGTGAAGAAATTGGTTGCATAGCCACGAATGCAGAAAAGTACATCAGTTTCAACCTATCCAATCTGCGCTTTATCGATTCATACCAGTTTTTGAATTGTTCACTAGAGGAATTGGTATCGTCAATGTCTAAGGAGAATCCgaaagaaacatttaaacattttacaaaagaaTTTGATGATGATAAGCGGATtgctcttttgttgaaaaaaggaacatatCCTTACGAATACATTGACAATGCAGCAAGGTTCAATGAAACTGAATTACCCTCTATAGACAAATTCTACAGCAATTTATCAGAGAAAACAATTAGTCAAACCGAGTATGAACATGCGCAACGGGTATGGAATCAAATGAATATTAAGAATATAGGCGAATATCACGATCTTTATCTAAAAACTGACGTTCTATTATTAGCTGATGTATTTGAAACTTTCAGGAAGAAGTGGATAACGAACTATTCCCTCGACCCTGCAAATTATTACACTCTTCCAGGGCTTTCCTGGCAATCTGCATTGAAAATGACTGGTGTGAGACTTGAGCTATTGACAGATCCTACAATGTGGCTCTTCTTTGAGCAGAGTATACGAGGAGGTTTAACAATGGTGAGCTGCAGACATGCAAAAGCAAACAATCCCTACTTGAGCAATTATGATCCAGCTTTACCAACTTCATACTTGATGTATGTAGATGCGAACAATTTATACGGTTTAAGCATGAGCATGCCATTAGCTGTGGGGAAATTCCAGTGGTTGTCAGAAGAGGAAATAAACGATTTCAATGTCTTAAATGTATCCAATAACGCTGACATCGGATATGTCATTGAATGCGATTTGGATTACCCAGATAACTTACACGATCTTCACAATGATTTTCCTCTTGCAGTTGAAAAAGGAGTGATAACAAATGAAATGCTTTCACCTCATTCACGTCATCTGTATGAGCAAGCAAATGATGATGGGAAAGAATACCAACCGAGCACCAAATTGCTAGCTACTTTGAAAGATAAAAAGCATTACATCTTGCACTATGTGAATCTAAAGTTATACCTCAAACTAGGTTTGGTTTTGAAGAAGATTCACAATATAGTTTCATTTGAACAGCGTCCATGGTTGAAACAGTATATTGACTTCAATACCGAAATGAGGAAAAAGGCTACTAGCAATTTCGagcaaaaactttttaaaaatggcaaCAATGCTATTTTCGGTAAATCAATGGAATCGTTGCGGAAACATATCAACTTCTCTCTCTGTCATAGGTGGGATAAGTTTCAAAAACTTACTgcaaaatcatcatttaaaagctTTAAGATATTCAACGACCACTTGTGCGGCGTGctacaaaccaaaacaaaaattttctTCAACAAACCAATTTACCTAGGACAAATGATTCTCGATCTGTCAAAGGCGCACATGGTTGATTACTACTACAACCACATGAAAAAACTATACAAGGAGAATGTAACATTATGTTACACAGATACTGACAGTTTCATTATGCATGTGAGAACTGATGACATATATAGAGACATGTCGTTAAACAGTGAGCTATATGACTTTTCAAATTATCCAGCTGATCACCCTCTTTACACCAAAGACAGGAAATCGATTATTGGTTTATTCAAAGATGAATGCAAGTCCATTCAAATGGTGGAATATATCGGACTAAGAGCAAAAATGTATAGTTTTATCACCGCAGACGACAAGGAAACTGTAGTAGCAAAGGGTATTAAAACCCGAAATGTTAGATTCGAACAATATAAAAACACCTTGTTCAATTGTTCTCCACTACTCTCGCATATGTACACTTTGAGAAGTTTCAACCATCAGATTCACATGGTGAAGGTTGTGAAAAGTGGACTATCACCATATGATGACAAGAGACACTTGCTGGATGATAATGTGCATTCGCTAGCatattttcatagaaaattaaaagaaaaacattaa
- the LOC139482460 gene encoding uncharacterized protein F54H12.2-like has product MAKINPETFHELQPSQLSLFNLPGHQTAVTRITYEHIRPAATFTKTSPIEFHISGGTEYLDLSKSTMHVRLRLKRGDGTIADSSDVNCGPVNYVLHALFNQIDVLIQNKIVTSSTGFYPYKAYMQTLLKYGKEAKESQLSSQLWIDDHQGTLDDADCNTGSNLGLYRRTAYIKNGKTVDLEGNIFHPLFSMNRYILNQVGVTVKFYRSRPEFYLMSVDEDADYYLEIEDMYLSIAKIHVHPGIVYGHDSILRTVNAKYPIVQNDVRTISLPAGQISFNFNNIFQNNRPNKVLIAFTGSQNIAGDYSLCPWTFKHCHLSEINLKVEGVPVSGNPVRVKFDSSSGESSIVAFRNLFEVAGKTLQDCGNGLNRDSFSEGYALYAFQLEPIFEGLDYLTLKRNERVNLECTFDSPLTEPTTIIIYSEFSGYFEITQTRDIIIQE; this is encoded by the coding sequence atggctaaAATAAATCCTGAAACATTTCATGAGCTGCAACCAAGTCAGTTGTCTTTATTCAATCTACCAGGTCATCAAACTGCAGTCACAAGAATCACATATGAACATATTCGACCAGCTGCAACTTTTACAAAGACATCGCCAATAGAGTTTCACATATCTGGTGGAACAGAGTATCTAGACTTAAGTAAATCAACAATGCATGTACGTCTAAGACTTAAAAGAGGAGATGGAACCATAGCAGATAGCAGTGACGTTAATTGCGGGCCTGTGAACTATGTTTTGCATGCATTATTTAATCAAATagatgttttaattcaaaataaaattgtcacATCTTCAACAGGATTTTACCCTTACAAAGCTTATATGCAAACTTTATTGAAATATGGGAAAGAAGCTAAAGAATCGCAGCTCTCAAGTCAATTATGGATAGACGATCATCAAGGAACATTGGATGATGCAGATTGTAACACAGGATCAAATCTTGGGCTCTACAGAAGAACagcatacataaaaaatggtaaaaCTGTTGATCTTGAAGGAAACATTTTCCATCCCCTGTTTTCAATGAATCGTTACATATTAAATCAAGTAGGAGTTACTGTGAAATTCTACAGATCGAGACCAGAATTTTATCTAATGTCGGTTGATGAAGATGCTGATTATTACCTTGAGATTGAAGATATGTATCTATCAATAGCAAAGATCCACGTTCACCCCGGCATTGTATATGGCCACGATTCTATACTCAGGACAGTAAACGCTAAATATCCCATTGTGCAAAATGATGTTCGCACAATTTCACTTCCAGCTGGTCAAATAAGTTTTAACTTCAACAACATATTCCAGAATAATAGACCCAATAAGGTATTGATAGCCTTTACGGGGAGTCAAAACATAGCAGGTGACTACTCACTATGTCCGTGGACATTCAAACATTGCCACCTAAGTGAAATAAATCTTAAAGTTGAGGGAGTGCCAGTTTCCGGGAATCCTGTCAGAGTAAAATTTGACTCGTCAAGTGGAGAATCATCCATTGTTGCATTTCGCAATCTATTTGAGGTTGCTGGGAAAACTCTGCAAGACTGTGGTAATGGATTAAACAGAGACAGTTTTTCTGAAGGATATGCCTTGTATGCCTTTCAACTGGAACCAATTTTTGAAGGTTTAgattatttaacattgaaaaggAATGAACGTGTCAATTTGGAATGCACATTTGATTCTCCCCTCACTGAACCAACAACTATAATCATTTATAGTGAATTTAGTGGATATTTTGAAATAACTCAAACTCGAGACATCATAATTCAAGAATGA
- the LOC139488758 gene encoding small lysine-rich protein 1-like, with translation MHIPSDTAVKGTMPGKKKGGGKKSGKKSGKKSGKKSGKKSARASAKSGKSEKEGPPDIMSGPAMENLYFIAHDAPDALEKRGFGWPEAPKGKKGKKGKKKKK, from the exons ATGCATATCCCGTCTGACACAGCAGTCAAAGGAACAATG CCGGGGAAGAAAAAGGGTGGTGGAAAAAAATCGGGTAAAAAATCAGGTAAAAAGTCTGGAAAGAAAAGTGGCAAAAAATCAGCACGAGCCTCAGCCAAATCAGGAAAGAGTGAAAAAGAAGGACCCCCAGATATTATGAGTGGACCTGCTATGGagaatttatattttattgcacATGATGCACCAGATGCATTAGAAAAACGCGGCTTTGGTTGGCCTGAGGCACCAAagggtaaaaaaggaaaaaaaggaaaaaagaaaaagaagtgA
- the LOC139488738 gene encoding uncharacterized protein isoform X1, with the protein MSPINTMFIFIIICFTMSAVSCSHELRDVCTVEGDTLHCRWTGAGLYNTRIRLDVKKVVFERFFVAGQLDLANNRDLHSIEIKQGNSKCSNVLAAPETITIVNGIHCDNGVIASTTTTAATRVTPGSTLSIGTTDKQLKSTPHAQEEDKGLDNIKIILIMIFASLACVMLLSLMLFCICKKKRTAKTNFRQHQFSFNVDADSLSEIEIADFVNTPKKNCLS; encoded by the exons atgtcACCCATCAACACCATGTTTATATTCATCATCATTTGTTTCACAATGTCAGCTGTTTCATGCTCGCATGAATTGAGAGATGTATGCACAGTGGAGGGGGATACTCTCCATTGCAGATGGACTGGAGCAGGGCTCTACAACACCAGAATCCGACTAGATGTAAAGAAAGTCGTATTCGAAAGATTTTTTGTTGCCGGACAATTGGACCTTGCAAATAATAGAGACCTGCATTCAATTGAGATCAAACAAGGAAATTCTAAATGCAGCAATGTTTTAGCAGCACCAGAAACAATAACAATTGTTAATGGTATACATTGTGAT aatggaGTCATAGCTTCTACAACAACAACAGCAGCAACAAGAGTAACACCAGGATCCACATTGTCAATCGGCACCACTGATAAACAACTG aaGTCAACACCACATGCACAGGAGGAAGACAAGGGTCTAGATAATATTAAGATCATTCTTATAATGATTTTTG CATCTCTAGCATGTGTTATGCTCTTGTCGCTGATGTTATTTTGCATCTGCAAAAAGAAGAGAACTGCAAAAACCAATTTCCGCCAACACCAATTCTCCTTCAATGTCGATGCAGATTCACTATCCGAAATAGAAATTGCAGATTTTGTtaatacaccaaaaaaaaactgtttaagttAA